Proteins co-encoded in one Opitutus terrae PB90-1 genomic window:
- a CDS encoding FecCD family ABC transporter permease has protein sequence MTPAWVTRSALPAVLVALVVLMLLSLGVGDLRLGLPRIFAGLMREDELAAMVLWQIRLPRLLVAMLIGAALSASGVVMQAYFRNSLASPGLLGVSAGGSAGAVVAIGLGWASTSLLVLPVAAVIGAVCSTTAVLMLARSGASTERLLLAGVALNALLGAVTSYVLSSFTLSYERNAQIMFWLLGGLEDRTWEHVAMALPIVVGAILLWPLGRRMDLLSLGAVEAQSLGVDVPQLRRTLLVLSTVLTALATAVAGTVGFVGLIVPHVLRLIVGPEHRRLVPLALIGGAAFVLACDLLGRLAGGLRLGIVTSLVGGPFFLWLLRRKA, from the coding sequence ATGACGCCGGCATGGGTCACCCGCAGTGCGCTGCCGGCCGTGCTGGTGGCGTTGGTGGTGTTGATGTTGCTGTCGCTCGGTGTCGGCGATCTTCGACTCGGTTTGCCGCGGATCTTCGCGGGGCTGATGCGCGAGGACGAACTCGCGGCGATGGTGTTGTGGCAAATCCGGCTGCCGCGGCTGCTCGTGGCGATGCTGATCGGCGCGGCGTTGTCGGCGAGCGGCGTGGTCATGCAGGCGTATTTTCGCAACAGCCTCGCGAGCCCGGGGCTGCTGGGGGTGAGCGCGGGCGGTTCGGCTGGCGCGGTGGTGGCCATCGGGCTTGGGTGGGCGTCCACTTCGTTGCTGGTGCTGCCGGTCGCCGCGGTGATTGGCGCGGTGTGTTCCACAACGGCGGTGTTGATGCTGGCGCGAAGTGGTGCGAGCACCGAACGGCTGCTGCTCGCGGGCGTGGCGTTGAACGCGCTGCTCGGCGCGGTGACGAGCTACGTGCTGTCGAGTTTCACGCTGAGCTACGAACGGAACGCGCAGATCATGTTCTGGCTGCTCGGCGGGTTGGAGGATCGCACGTGGGAGCACGTGGCGATGGCGCTGCCGATTGTGGTCGGGGCGATCCTGCTCTGGCCGCTGGGCCGGCGGATGGACCTGCTGAGCCTCGGCGCGGTTGAGGCTCAGAGCCTGGGCGTAGACGTGCCGCAGCTGCGCCGGACGTTGTTGGTGCTTTCGACCGTGCTCACGGCGCTTGCGACCGCGGTGGCCGGCACGGTCGGATTCGTGGGCTTGATCGTGCCGCATGTATTGCGGCTGATCGTGGGACCGGAGCATCGCCGACTCGTGCCGCTCGCGCTGATCGGCGGCGCGGCGTTTGTGCTCGCGTGCGATTTGCTGGGCCGGCTCGCCGGCGGACTGCGCTTGGGCATCGTGACCTCGCTGGTGGGAGGACCTTTTTTCCTATGGCTGCTACGGCGAAAAGCATGA
- a CDS encoding ABC transporter substrate-binding protein, protein MEILMRRNGNTRLVTSGRWRRLVRCGVLLMGWLGVCTGFAAPAAVRVVSQTVGGDELLLALAEPGQIAALSHLAYNPAYSAVAEQAKAYPRITRGDAETILKFGPTLVLFADYSRGELVEQVRRAGVRVLVFEHYKTLDDAYANLRLLGQEIGAVQKAEQLIAGCRARVAALRTRLHGVQPVRVIAPSTYGVIPGTDSTFQDLCDHAGAENLAATLGGLKGHAVPPAEQMLTWPIDRVVLAGDDAAATLAVFRELPPYQFMPAVREGRVAMLKPWQISCVSHYRIDGYEQLARALHPEVFR, encoded by the coding sequence ATGGAGATTCTGATGCGGAGAAACGGCAACACCCGGTTGGTGACGAGCGGTCGATGGCGACGGCTCGTGCGCTGCGGCGTGCTGCTGATGGGCTGGCTCGGCGTCTGCACTGGCTTCGCCGCGCCCGCGGCGGTGCGCGTGGTTTCGCAGACAGTCGGCGGCGACGAACTGTTGCTCGCGCTGGCGGAGCCGGGCCAAATCGCCGCGCTGAGTCATCTCGCCTACAACCCCGCGTATTCGGCCGTCGCCGAGCAGGCGAAGGCTTATCCGCGGATCACGCGCGGCGACGCCGAGACGATCCTGAAATTCGGTCCCACGCTGGTATTGTTCGCCGACTATAGCCGCGGCGAGTTGGTCGAGCAGGTGCGGCGCGCCGGCGTCCGCGTGCTGGTGTTCGAACACTACAAAACGCTCGACGACGCTTACGCGAACCTGCGGCTGCTCGGGCAGGAAATCGGCGCCGTGCAGAAGGCCGAGCAATTGATCGCCGGCTGTCGCGCGCGGGTCGCCGCGCTTCGCACGCGGCTGCACGGCGTGCAGCCCGTGCGCGTCATCGCTCCGTCGACCTATGGCGTGATCCCGGGCACTGACTCGACATTCCAGGATCTCTGCGATCATGCCGGCGCGGAGAATCTCGCGGCCACGCTCGGCGGGTTGAAGGGCCACGCTGTGCCGCCGGCCGAGCAGATGCTGACCTGGCCGATCGACCGGGTGGTGCTGGCTGGTGACGATGCGGCGGCGACGCTCGCGGTTTTTCGCGAGTTGCCGCCCTATCAGTTCATGCCCGCGGTCCGCGAGGGCCGCGTGGCGATGCTCAAGCCGTGGCAGATCAGCTGCGTGTCGCACTACCGCATCGACGGCTACGAGCAGCTGGCGCGAGCGCTGCATCCGGAGGTGTTCCGATGA
- a CDS encoding homocysteine S-methyltransferase family protein codes for MSTPSLTARQRSAAAELRALLARRIAVLEGPKGTMVQARGLSEADFRGACFCGHSHDLRGDNDILNLTQPALIEDIHRAYIDAGADIVSTNTFNGTRISQADYAAESSVADLNRAAAELCVRAALAGEARHQRRIFVAGAIGPTNRTLSLSPDVNRPDYRAVTFDEVVTAYYEQARSLVAGGAELLLVETIFDTLNAKAAVYAIHQLFDELGEALPLSISVTVTDASGRTLSGQTVRAFYHSIRHAQPFSVGLNCALGGAQMRPYLEELAGLAECYVSCYPNAGLPNAFGGYDEKPEDMARVLGEFAANGWLNIAGGCCGSTPAHIAAIAGAVAPHAPRPRPTGRAELLLSGLEPLAVA; via the coding sequence ATGAGCACACCTTCCCTCACCGCCCGCCAGCGCTCCGCCGCCGCGGAGTTGCGCGCGCTGCTCGCTCGCCGCATCGCCGTCCTGGAAGGTCCGAAGGGCACCATGGTGCAGGCGCGCGGACTCTCCGAAGCCGATTTCCGCGGCGCATGCTTCTGCGGTCACTCGCACGATCTGCGCGGTGACAACGACATTCTCAATCTCACCCAACCGGCGCTGATCGAGGACATCCACCGCGCTTACATCGATGCCGGCGCGGACATCGTCTCGACGAACACGTTCAACGGCACCCGGATCTCGCAGGCCGACTACGCCGCCGAATCCTCCGTCGCCGACCTTAACCGCGCCGCCGCGGAACTCTGCGTGCGGGCGGCGCTCGCCGGCGAAGCGCGGCACCAGCGGCGGATCTTCGTTGCCGGCGCGATCGGCCCCACCAACCGCACGCTGTCGCTGTCCCCGGACGTCAACCGGCCGGATTATCGCGCGGTGACCTTTGACGAGGTGGTAACCGCCTACTACGAGCAGGCGCGGTCGCTCGTCGCGGGCGGCGCCGAGTTGCTCCTCGTCGAAACGATCTTCGATACGCTCAACGCCAAAGCCGCGGTCTACGCCATCCACCAGCTCTTCGACGAGCTCGGCGAGGCGCTGCCGCTTTCCATCTCGGTCACCGTCACCGACGCCTCGGGCCGCACGCTCTCGGGCCAGACCGTCCGCGCGTTCTATCACTCGATCCGTCACGCACAGCCGTTCAGCGTTGGCCTCAACTGCGCGCTCGGCGGCGCACAGATGCGGCCTTACCTCGAGGAACTCGCCGGACTCGCCGAGTGTTATGTCAGCTGCTACCCGAATGCGGGCCTGCCGAACGCCTTCGGCGGCTACGACGAAAAACCGGAGGACATGGCGCGCGTGCTCGGAGAATTCGCCGCCAACGGCTGGCTGAACATCGCCGGCGGCTGCTGCGGCTCGACGCCGGCGCACATCGCCGCGATCGCGGGCGCGGTGGCGCCGCACGCGCCGCGTCCCCGCCCCACCGGTCGCGCCGAGCTGTTGCTCAGCGGTCTCGAACCCCTCGCTGTCGCCTGA
- a CDS encoding TonB-dependent receptor plug domain-containing protein — protein MTPLPRRSRSSRLIPAFLLALGALASARAQFTLAGTSAIVLDDYVISASRTPQDPRYTPSSVSVLPLADLAAAQVPDLRLALAQEPGVIINTTGATGGQSSVLLRGAASHQVLFIVDGVRMNDRSAAYFNFLGGADLAGLDRVEVLRGPQSTLYGSSAMGGVILMNTTRGAGAAHGALSATAGSFETWGGGATVQGSTGSWGYSGALSRYATANDEPSNDYEQWSYSTRQEWIVSPLLLVGATLRGQQSEFLQTGSRDYPAPGRMNARNHLGTVYGEARVGDDFASRLTLALHRRGYDWTDLSGSPWAMNSRLRNTRKILDWQNTWQALPALELVGGANWERSRYDVEGVPSRDEVRAGYVSATARPREDFTVTAGARRDDFDSAGAATTWRMGVSWLAAKATKLRATYGTGFSAPGSDDRYGVPSWNQLPNPELRPEKSRGWDVGLDQTFARADLTVGVTYFHNRFRNLFEWQTVDWTTYAGQTVNLARAETEGVELAARAKLGAAAQARLSYTYLEAKDSATGQRLIRRPRHSGDAEVRAHLTKAWLVGVGVRVVADRTESTGPFEDFTTARVFASYTVRDDLELKVRIENALDETYDEVRGYASLPRGVFGSVEWRF, from the coding sequence ATGACTCCCCTCCCTCGTCGGTCGCGCTCGTCGCGGCTGATTCCCGCCTTCCTGCTTGCGCTCGGCGCCCTCGCGTCGGCGCGGGCTCAATTCACGCTCGCCGGCACGTCGGCGATTGTGCTCGACGACTACGTCATCTCGGCGTCCCGCACGCCGCAGGATCCTAGATACACGCCGAGCAGCGTGAGCGTGCTGCCGCTGGCGGACCTCGCGGCGGCGCAGGTGCCGGATCTGCGGCTCGCGCTCGCGCAGGAGCCCGGCGTGATCATCAACACCACGGGCGCGACCGGCGGGCAAAGCTCGGTGCTGCTGCGCGGCGCGGCCTCCCACCAGGTGCTCTTCATCGTCGACGGCGTGCGGATGAACGATCGCTCCGCAGCGTATTTCAATTTTCTCGGTGGCGCCGATCTCGCGGGACTCGATCGCGTCGAGGTGTTGCGGGGCCCGCAGAGCACGCTTTACGGCAGCTCGGCGATGGGCGGCGTGATCCTGATGAACACGACGCGCGGGGCCGGGGCGGCACACGGAGCGTTGAGCGCGACGGCCGGCAGCTTCGAGACGTGGGGCGGTGGGGCGACCGTGCAGGGCAGCACGGGGAGTTGGGGCTACAGTGGCGCGCTCTCGCGTTACGCGACGGCGAACGACGAGCCGTCGAACGACTACGAGCAGTGGAGTTATTCCACGCGGCAGGAGTGGATCGTCTCGCCGCTGCTGCTGGTCGGCGCGACGTTGCGCGGCCAGCAAAGCGAGTTTCTCCAAACCGGCTCGCGCGACTATCCGGCGCCGGGCCGGATGAACGCGAGAAATCACCTCGGAACTGTTTACGGTGAAGCGCGCGTCGGCGACGACTTCGCCTCGCGGCTGACGCTCGCGCTGCATCGCCGTGGCTACGACTGGACCGATCTCTCGGGCAGTCCGTGGGCAATGAATTCCAGGCTGCGCAACACACGCAAAATTCTCGACTGGCAGAACACGTGGCAGGCGTTGCCGGCGCTCGAGCTCGTCGGAGGGGCGAACTGGGAGCGCTCGCGTTACGATGTGGAAGGCGTGCCGTCGCGCGACGAGGTGCGCGCGGGGTATGTTTCGGCGACGGCGCGGCCACGCGAAGATTTCACGGTCACGGCGGGAGCGCGACGCGACGATTTCGACTCGGCTGGAGCCGCGACCACGTGGCGTATGGGCGTATCCTGGCTGGCCGCGAAGGCGACGAAACTGCGCGCGACCTATGGCACTGGGTTCAGCGCCCCGGGTTCCGACGACCGTTACGGCGTGCCGTCGTGGAACCAGCTGCCGAATCCGGAGCTGCGGCCGGAAAAATCGCGCGGCTGGGACGTCGGGCTCGACCAGACGTTCGCCCGCGCCGACCTGACCGTCGGAGTCACGTATTTCCACAATCGATTCCGGAATCTCTTCGAATGGCAGACGGTGGATTGGACCACTTATGCCGGCCAAACCGTGAACCTGGCGCGCGCGGAGACGGAGGGCGTGGAGCTCGCTGCGCGGGCGAAGCTGGGCGCGGCGGCGCAAGCGCGGCTCAGCTACACTTACCTGGAGGCGAAGGACTCGGCCACGGGTCAGCGGTTGATCCGGCGGCCGCGGCACAGCGGCGACGCGGAGGTGCGCGCACATCTCACCAAGGCTTGGCTCGTCGGCGTCGGCGTGCGGGTGGTGGCCGACCGCACCGAGTCGACGGGGCCGTTTGAGGATTTTACGACGGCCCGGGTTTTTGCGAGCTACACCGTCCGCGACGACCTGGAGCTGAAGGTGCGGATCGAGAACGCTCTCGATGAAACCTACGACGAAGTGCGCGGCTACGCGTCGCTGCCGCGCGGCGTGTTCGGCTCGGTGGAATGGAGATTCTGA